In Lathamus discolor isolate bLatDis1 chromosome 1, bLatDis1.hap1, whole genome shotgun sequence, the following are encoded in one genomic region:
- the TEC gene encoding tyrosine-protein kinase Tec isoform X2: MLQLKKKYRKGSVDVSRIKCVEVVKSDGIIPCQNKYPFQVVYDANTLYIFAPSAQSRDQWVRNLKEEIKNNSNIMIKYHPKFWTEGIYQCCRQTEKLAPGCEKYNLFESSVMRLPSPKPEKSVRRPPPPAPPEENGNEEEEIVVAMYDFEPTEHHDLRLEKGEEYTVIEKNDLHWWKARDKYGKQGYIPSNYVTGKKSNNLDQYEWYSRNLNRSKAEQLLRNEDKEGGFVVRDSSQPGLYTVSLYTKFGGEGSSGIRHYHIKETVTSPKQYYLAEKHLFNSIPEIIDYHKHNAAGLVTRLRYPVTPKKTTAPTTAGFSYEKWEINPSELTFMRELGSGLFGVVRLGKWRAQYKVAIKAIREGAMYEEDFIEEAKVMMKLTHPKLVQLYGVCTQQRPIYIVTEFMEHGCLLNYLRKKRGVLSKDVLLTMCQDVCEGMEYLERNSFIHRDLAARNCLVSDSGVVKVSDFGMTRYVLDDQYTSSSGAKFPVKWCPPEVFNYSRFSSKSDVWSFGVLMWEVFTEGKMPFEKSSNYEVVTMVSQGHRLYRPKLACKQVYEMMMMCWQEKPEGRPTFEELLHTIIDIAEGEDAF; the protein is encoded by the exons AAAAAGTACAGGAAAGGGTCTGTGGATGTTTCAAGGATTAAATGTGTAGAAGTTGTAAAAAGTGATGGTATTATTCCCTGTCAAAATAAATATCCATTTCAG GTTGTATATGATGCTAACACACTTTATATTTTTGCACCAAGTGCACAAAGCCGGGATCAGTGGGTGAGGAATCTGAAAGAAG AAATAAAGAACAACAGCAATATAATGATAAAATATCATCCCAAGTTCTGGACAGAGGGGATTTAtcagtgctgcaggcagacagaaaaattaGCACCTGGCTGTGAAAAATACAATCTTTTTGAAAGCA GTGTAATGAGATTGCCCTCTCCAAAGCCAGAAAAAAGTGTG CGACGGCCTCCACCACCTGCTCCTCCAGAGGAAAATGGGAATGAAGAGGAGGAGATAGTGGTAGCAATGTATGACTTTGAGCCTACAGAACACCACGATTTAAGGTTAGAGAAAGGTGAAGAGTACACAGTGATTGAGAAGAATGACCTTCACTGGTGGAAGGCGAGAGACAAATATGG gaaACAAGGATATATTCCAAGCAACTATGTAACAGGAAAGAAGTCCAACAATCTTGATCAATATGA GTGGTACAGCAGAAACTtgaacagaagcaaagcagagcagctcctcagaaACGAG GATAAAGAAGGTGGTTTTGTGGTGAGAGACTCAAGTCAGCCTGGCCTGTATACAGTTTCCCTTTATACAAAATTTGGAGG AGAAGGTTCATCAGGAATAAGACACTACCACATAAAAGAAACAGTGACGTCACCAAAGCAATATTACCTCGCAGAAAAACATCTCTTTAACTCCATTCCAGAAATAATTGATTATCATAAACATAACGCAGCAG GTCTTGTCACCAGGCTGCGTTACCCAGTGACCCCAAAGAAGACGACAGCACCAACAACGGCAGGATTCAGCTATG aaaaatgggaaattaaCCCCTCGGAACTGACGTTCATGAGAGAACTGGGGAGTGGTCTGTTTGGTGTAGTGCGCTTGGGGAAATGGAGGGCGCAGTATAAAGTGGCCATCAAGGCAATTCGGGAAGGTGCGATGTATGAAGAGGATTTCATTGAAGAAGCCAAAGTAATGAT GAAGCTAACACATCCTAAATTAGTTCAGCTGTATGGCGTGTGCACACAACAGAGACCTATTTACATCGTGACAGAGTTCATGGAGCATGGCTGCCTCCTCAATTACTTGAGGAAAAAACGAGGAGTTTTGAGTAAAGATGTCCTGCTCACTATGTGCCAAGATGTATGCGAGGGAATGGAGTACCTGGAGAGAAACAGCTTTATCCACAGAGACCTG GCTGCCAGGAACTGCTTGGTGAGTGACTCAGGAGTGGTCAAAGTATCGGATTTTGGAATGACAAG gtatGTCCTTGATGATCAATACACAAGTTCCTCGGGGGCCAAATTTCCTGTGAAATGGTGCCCCCCAGAAGTTTTTAATTACAGCCGATTCAGCAGCAAATCAGACGTCTGGTCATTCG gTGTTTTAATGTGGGAAGtatttacagaaggaaaaatgccCTTTGAAAAAAGCTCTAATTATGAAGTAGTAACAATGGTTAGCCAAGGACATCGTTTGTATCGTCCTAAACTAGCCTGTAAGCAGGTGTATGAAATGATGATGATGTGCTGGCAGGAG aaaccGGAGGGACGCCCAACGTTTGAAGAGTTGCTTCATACAATCATTGACATTGCAGAGGGCGaagatgctttctga
- the TEC gene encoding tyrosine-protein kinase Tec isoform X1, with protein MNTTTILQEILIKRSQQKKRTSPLNYKERLFVLTKSMLTYYEGRAEKKYRKGSVDVSRIKCVEVVKSDGIIPCQNKYPFQVVYDANTLYIFAPSAQSRDQWVRNLKEEIKNNSNIMIKYHPKFWTEGIYQCCRQTEKLAPGCEKYNLFESSVMRLPSPKPEKSVRRPPPPAPPEENGNEEEEIVVAMYDFEPTEHHDLRLEKGEEYTVIEKNDLHWWKARDKYGKQGYIPSNYVTGKKSNNLDQYEWYSRNLNRSKAEQLLRNEDKEGGFVVRDSSQPGLYTVSLYTKFGGEGSSGIRHYHIKETVTSPKQYYLAEKHLFNSIPEIIDYHKHNAAGLVTRLRYPVTPKKTTAPTTAGFSYEKWEINPSELTFMRELGSGLFGVVRLGKWRAQYKVAIKAIREGAMYEEDFIEEAKVMMKLTHPKLVQLYGVCTQQRPIYIVTEFMEHGCLLNYLRKKRGVLSKDVLLTMCQDVCEGMEYLERNSFIHRDLAARNCLVSDSGVVKVSDFGMTRYVLDDQYTSSSGAKFPVKWCPPEVFNYSRFSSKSDVWSFGVLMWEVFTEGKMPFEKSSNYEVVTMVSQGHRLYRPKLACKQVYEMMMMCWQEKPEGRPTFEELLHTIIDIAEGEDAF; from the exons AAAAAGTACAGGAAAGGGTCTGTGGATGTTTCAAGGATTAAATGTGTAGAAGTTGTAAAAAGTGATGGTATTATTCCCTGTCAAAATAAATATCCATTTCAG GTTGTATATGATGCTAACACACTTTATATTTTTGCACCAAGTGCACAAAGCCGGGATCAGTGGGTGAGGAATCTGAAAGAAG AAATAAAGAACAACAGCAATATAATGATAAAATATCATCCCAAGTTCTGGACAGAGGGGATTTAtcagtgctgcaggcagacagaaaaattaGCACCTGGCTGTGAAAAATACAATCTTTTTGAAAGCA GTGTAATGAGATTGCCCTCTCCAAAGCCAGAAAAAAGTGTG CGACGGCCTCCACCACCTGCTCCTCCAGAGGAAAATGGGAATGAAGAGGAGGAGATAGTGGTAGCAATGTATGACTTTGAGCCTACAGAACACCACGATTTAAGGTTAGAGAAAGGTGAAGAGTACACAGTGATTGAGAAGAATGACCTTCACTGGTGGAAGGCGAGAGACAAATATGG gaaACAAGGATATATTCCAAGCAACTATGTAACAGGAAAGAAGTCCAACAATCTTGATCAATATGA GTGGTACAGCAGAAACTtgaacagaagcaaagcagagcagctcctcagaaACGAG GATAAAGAAGGTGGTTTTGTGGTGAGAGACTCAAGTCAGCCTGGCCTGTATACAGTTTCCCTTTATACAAAATTTGGAGG AGAAGGTTCATCAGGAATAAGACACTACCACATAAAAGAAACAGTGACGTCACCAAAGCAATATTACCTCGCAGAAAAACATCTCTTTAACTCCATTCCAGAAATAATTGATTATCATAAACATAACGCAGCAG GTCTTGTCACCAGGCTGCGTTACCCAGTGACCCCAAAGAAGACGACAGCACCAACAACGGCAGGATTCAGCTATG aaaaatgggaaattaaCCCCTCGGAACTGACGTTCATGAGAGAACTGGGGAGTGGTCTGTTTGGTGTAGTGCGCTTGGGGAAATGGAGGGCGCAGTATAAAGTGGCCATCAAGGCAATTCGGGAAGGTGCGATGTATGAAGAGGATTTCATTGAAGAAGCCAAAGTAATGAT GAAGCTAACACATCCTAAATTAGTTCAGCTGTATGGCGTGTGCACACAACAGAGACCTATTTACATCGTGACAGAGTTCATGGAGCATGGCTGCCTCCTCAATTACTTGAGGAAAAAACGAGGAGTTTTGAGTAAAGATGTCCTGCTCACTATGTGCCAAGATGTATGCGAGGGAATGGAGTACCTGGAGAGAAACAGCTTTATCCACAGAGACCTG GCTGCCAGGAACTGCTTGGTGAGTGACTCAGGAGTGGTCAAAGTATCGGATTTTGGAATGACAAG gtatGTCCTTGATGATCAATACACAAGTTCCTCGGGGGCCAAATTTCCTGTGAAATGGTGCCCCCCAGAAGTTTTTAATTACAGCCGATTCAGCAGCAAATCAGACGTCTGGTCATTCG gTGTTTTAATGTGGGAAGtatttacagaaggaaaaatgccCTTTGAAAAAAGCTCTAATTATGAAGTAGTAACAATGGTTAGCCAAGGACATCGTTTGTATCGTCCTAAACTAGCCTGTAAGCAGGTGTATGAAATGATGATGATGTGCTGGCAGGAG aaaccGGAGGGACGCCCAACGTTTGAAGAGTTGCTTCATACAATCATTGACATTGCAGAGGGCGaagatgctttctga